From the Osmerus eperlanus chromosome 21, fOsmEpe2.1, whole genome shotgun sequence genome, one window contains:
- the LOC134007316 gene encoding LIM and senescent cell antigen-like-containing domain protein 1 isoform X1, with amino-acid sequence MLGVAEMTGSNMANALANAACERCKSGFAPAEKIVNSNGELYHEQCFVCAQCFQQFPEGLFYEFEGRKYCEHDFQMLFAPCCHQCGEFIIGRVIKAMNNSWHPDCFCCDICKVVLADVGFVKNAGRHLCRPCHNREKARGLGKYICQKCHAIIEEHPLIFKNDPYHPDHFNCNNCGKELTSDARELKGQLYCLPCHDKMGVPICGACRRPIEGRVVNAMGKQWHVEHFVCAKCEKPFLGHRHYERKGLAYCETHYNQLFGDVCYHCNRVIEGDVVSALNKAWCVNCFSCSTCNTKLTLKNKFVEFDMKPVCKKCYEKFPLELKKRLKKLAETLGRK; translated from the exons ATGCTGGGGGTGGCTGAAATGACGGGCAG CAATATGGCGAACGCCCTGGCCAACGCGGCATGCGAGCGCTGCAAGAGTGGCTTCGCCCCGGCCGAGAAGATCGTCAACAGCAACGGAGAACTTTACCACGAGCAGTGCTTCGTCTGCGCCCAATGCTTCCAGCAATTTCCTGAAGGACTCTTCTATGAG TTTGAAGGCAGGAAGTATTGTGAGCATGACTTTCAGATGCTCTTCGCTCCCTGCTGCCACCAGTGTG GAGAGTTCATTATTGGCCGAGTGATTAAAGCCATGAACAACAGCTGGCATCCAGACTGTTTCTGCTGTGACATCTGCAAAGTAGTCCTGGCAGACGTTGGATTCGTCAAGAACGCCGGCAG GCACCTGTGTCGCCCATGCCATAACCGGGAGAAGGCTCGCGGCCTGGGCAAGTACATCTGCCAGAAGTGCCACGCCATCATCGAGGAGCACCCTTTGATCTTCAAGAACGACCCCTACCACCCCGACCACTTCAACTGCAACAACTGTGG GAAGGAGCTGACTTCTGATGCCAGGGAGCTGAAGGGCCAGCTCTACTGCCTGCCGTGCCACGACAAGATGGGGGTGCCCATCTGCGGAGCCTGCAGGAGGCCCATAGAGGGCCGCGTGGTCAACGCAATGGGCAAGCAGTGGCACGTGGAG cattttgtgtgtgctaaGTGTGAGAAGCCGTTCCTTGGCCATCGCCACTATGAGAGGAAAGGTCTGGCATACTGCGAGACCCACTACAACCAG cTGTTTGGAGACGTGTGCTACCACTGCAACCGTGTGATCGAAGGAGATG TGGTCTCAGCCCTGAACAAGGCCTGGTGTGTCAACTgcttctcctgctccacctGCAACACCAAACTCACCCTCAA GAACAAGTTTGTGGAGTTTGACATGAAGCCTGTTTGTAAGAAGTGTTACGAGAAGTTTCCtctggagctgaagaagagattGAAAAAGCTTGCGGAGACTCTTGGACGCAAGTAG
- the LOC134007316 gene encoding LIM and senescent cell antigen-like-containing domain protein 1 isoform X2, whose product MLGVAEMTGSNMANALANAACERCKSGFAPAEKIVNSNGELYHEQCFVCAQCFQQFPEGLFYEFEGRKYCEHDFQMLFAPCCHQCGEFIIGRVIKAMNNSWHPDCFCCDICKVVLADVGFVKNAGRHLCRPCHNREKARGLGKYICQKCHAIIEEHPLIFKNDPYHPDHFNCNNCGKELTSDARELKGQLYCLPCHDKMGVPICGACRRPIEGRVVNAMGKQWHVEHFVCTVCERPVQGHPYYERRGHAYCEWHFDMVRRRLCVDQPPLSPGLFPPLDGAVPSSSC is encoded by the exons ATGCTGGGGGTGGCTGAAATGACGGGCAG CAATATGGCGAACGCCCTGGCCAACGCGGCATGCGAGCGCTGCAAGAGTGGCTTCGCCCCGGCCGAGAAGATCGTCAACAGCAACGGAGAACTTTACCACGAGCAGTGCTTCGTCTGCGCCCAATGCTTCCAGCAATTTCCTGAAGGACTCTTCTATGAG TTTGAAGGCAGGAAGTATTGTGAGCATGACTTTCAGATGCTCTTCGCTCCCTGCTGCCACCAGTGTG GAGAGTTCATTATTGGCCGAGTGATTAAAGCCATGAACAACAGCTGGCATCCAGACTGTTTCTGCTGTGACATCTGCAAAGTAGTCCTGGCAGACGTTGGATTCGTCAAGAACGCCGGCAG GCACCTGTGTCGCCCATGCCATAACCGGGAGAAGGCTCGCGGCCTGGGCAAGTACATCTGCCAGAAGTGCCACGCCATCATCGAGGAGCACCCTTTGATCTTCAAGAACGACCCCTACCACCCCGACCACTTCAACTGCAACAACTGTGG GAAGGAGCTGACTTCTGATGCCAGGGAGCTGAAGGGCCAGCTCTACTGCCTGCCGTGCCACGACAAGATGGGGGTGCCCATCTGCGGAGCCTGCAGGAGGCCCATAGAGGGCCGCGTGGTCAACGCAATGGGCAAGCAGTGGCACGTGGAG cactttgtgtgtacggtgtgtgaGAGGCCAGTTCAGGGCCATCCCTACTACGAGCGCAGGGGCCACGCCTACTGTGAGTGGCACTTTGACATGGTGAGGAGAAGGCTCTGTGTTGATCAGCCGCCCCTCTCGCCTGGCCTGTTTCCTCCTCTAGATGGCGCTGTACCCTCATCTTCCTGCTGA
- the lancl1 gene encoding glutathione S-transferase LANCL1, which translates to MDQKSLNNPYPDYDGNPGCSQGLFDSDGMLTAEFAQRLSGKISELVAVMENGLKSADPRDCTSYTGWTGIALLYLHLHEVFGDISFLQRALVHVSRSLKCLTRRHDVTFLCGDAGPLAVAAVVYHRLQRAPEAEECVSRLLQLHQRVVKGSGDLPDELLYGRVGYLSSLLYVSQHLGQDRVPTQYIQQICEAVLVSGESQARSFHVQDQSPLMYEWYQEQYVGSAHGLSGIYYFLMQPGFVAGEEQVGRLVKPSVDHVCRLKFPSGNYPPCVGDTRDQLVHWCHGSPGVVYMLLQAYKVFGEARYLEDAVQCGEVVWQRGLLKKGYGLCHGAAGNAYTFLALYKLTHDPKHLYRACMFADWCMNYGKHGCRTPDTPFSLFEGMAGTIYFLADLLQPMKSKFPAFEV; encoded by the exons ATGGACCAGAAAAGTCTAAACAACCCGTATCCGGACTATGATGGGAATCCTGGCTGTTCCCAAGGGCTGTTTGACTCTGATGGCATG CTCACAGCAGAGTTTGCCCAGCGGTTGAGTGGTAAAATCAGTGAGTTAGTAGCAGTCATGGAGAATGGACTCAAGTCAGCTGACCCCAGAGACTGCACCAGTTACACCGGATGGACgg GTATAGCGCTTCTCTATCTGCACTTGCATGAAGTGTTCGGGGATATCTCCTTCCTGCAGAGGGCGCTAGTGCACGTGAGCCGCAGCCTGAAGTGTTTAACTCGGAGGCACGATGTGACGTTTCTATGTGGCGATGCTGGGCCGCTGGCCGTGGCTGCAGTGGTGTACCACAGACTGCAGAGGGCGCCAGAGGCTGAGGAGTGCGTCAGCAG actcctccagctccaccagagGGTGGTGAAGGGTTCTGGGGATCTTCCTGATGAGCTGCTGTACGGCAGGGTGGgctacctctcctcccttctctacgTCAGCCAGCATCTGGGCCAGGACAGGGTCCCTACCCAGTACATCCAGCAG ATCTGTGAGGCTGTGTTGGTGTCAGGGGAGAGTCAGGCCCGAAGCTTTCACGTCCAGGACCAGAGTCCTCTGATGTACGAGTGGTACCAGGAACAGTACGTAGGCTCCGCTCACGGCCTTTCTGGAATCTACTACTTCCTCATGCAG CCGGGGTTCGTGGCGGGTGAGGAGCAGGTCGGCAGGCTGGTCAAGCCCAGCGTGGACCACGTCTGCCGCCTCAAGTTTCCCTCAGGGAACTACCCTCCCTGCGTAGGCGACACCCGCGACCAGCTGGTGCACTGGTGCCACGGCTCCCCTGGCGTGGTGTACATGCTCCTGCAGGCCTACAAG gtgttTGGTGAGGCCCGGTACCTGGAGGATGCGGTGCAGTGTGGGGAGGTGGTGTGGCAGAGGGGCCTGCTGAAGAAAGGCTACGGCCTGTGTCACGGCGCAGCAGGGAACGCCTACACCTTCCTGGCCCTCTACAAGCTCACCCACGACCCCAAACACCTATACAGGGCATGCATG TTCGCAGACTGGTGTATGAACTACGGAAAACATGGATGCCGCACCCCAGACACCCCATTCTCGCTCTTTGAAG GCATGGCCGGCACCATCTACTTCCTGGCTGATCTTCTGCAGCCAATGAAATCAAAGTTCCCAGCCTTTGAGGTGTAA
- the nkpd1 gene encoding NTPase KAP family P-loop domain-containing protein 1: MLLNEDLPSDNIYAYALSKTLIKVASPATVGLYSSCPKRINMILRHVEVHMEQEAARREKKNNKGASEPRSSKPSLGGLLLLIWRLLFFRPVLTEENQRRQNVRFLYVRFSAWHFLGSDLLWAGLTMRLCQSLQERFGKLQLGLYRVVQYDEQEEFRKKAEVEDSLHQWRSKKICCCPLWFLILILILAVGAVLALLLTLGFPQVEEVGGAGEVGEGGDGQGGGAGVLEGLAIAALGVPAVGVIRFLFLMGKNLVFNQDLKIRRGMDDEKLSSKLGFMNEVRKEMSLLSMFVRFMEVFERRRIRVVLEITDLDRCEPRKIVGVLDAINILLSEEDSPFISLLAVNPEVLVQQVNFADSCFCKEDRGYAFLNRIVTLAFTVPPLCGSSKRRVFYNIVSGQSEITEEVEMKASESRALGGAKTSLVSDASSVERAQTNIPLIDKNDMEDRHLASELGDEEMEKLVQSCFDSILVHGRSRLHRYLSGDTMSMRRVINSTRVTVVIMEALRQELPSPERIAAWVVLANHWPCRLSWVLQCLEDRQQRALIDNGDSDTAADDSQTLWELYTVSRAELYVMREQIEELLEQDGDPEMFEMFLKVDFRFTVRDAERFQLSMVNLDISIRKELARIRGAASLKDHGWSKNLAPLPIGTIINMTMEDICKELDNLNFPEKYADIVRSNNLSGQTLVFGDTNDLKLLLQMTYGEWTTFRLHFLSAGQKVNTQSKAQRLPPQHIMHSLSRQQLLPSHHTSTLSLTVP, translated from the exons ATGCTGCTCAACGAAG ATTTGCCATCAGATAACATCTATGCGTATGCTCTGTCCAAGACACTTATTAAAGTTGCTTCTCCAGCAACAGTTGGTCTCTACTCATCATGCCCAAAACGCATCAATATGATTCTCCGACATGTAGAAg TGCATATGGAACAGGAGGCggcgaggagagagaagaagaacaacaaagGAGCATCCGAGCCTCGTTCCTCCAAGCCCTCCCTCGgaggcctcctgctcctcatctgGCGTCTGCTCTTCTTCCGTCCCGTCTTGACCGAGGAGAACCAGCGGCGCCAGAACGTGCGCTTCCTCTACGTTCGCTTCAGCGCCTGGCACTTCCTGGGCAGCGACCTGCTGTGGGCGGGGCTGACCATGCGCCTGTGCCAGTCCCTGCAGGAGCGCTTCGGCAAGCTGCAGCTGGGGCTGTACCGTGTGGTGCAGTACGACGAACAGGAGGAGTTTAGGAAGAAGGCCGAGGTGGAGGACAGCCTGCACCAGTGGAGATCCAAGAAGATCTGCTGCTGCCCACTCTGGTTCCtgatcctcatcctcatcctggcTGTGGGGGCAGTCCTGGCTCTCCTGCTGACGCTTGGCTTCCcacaggtggaggaggtggggggtgcaggggaggtgggggaagggggagatggTCAGGGCGGAGGTGCGGGGGTGTTGGAGGGCCTGGCGATCGCCGCGCTGGGCGTGCCGGCGGTGGGCGTCATCCGCTTCCTCTTTTTGATGGGCAAGAATCTCGTCTTCAACCAAGACCTGAAGATCCGGCGCGGCATGGACGACGAGAAACTGAGCAGCAAGCTGGGCTTCATGaacgaggtgaggaaggagatgtCCCTGCTGTCCATGTTCGTCCGCTTCATGGAGGTCTTCGAAAGGCGGAGGATACGCGTGGTCCTGGAGATCACCGACCTCGACCGCTGCGAGCCCAGGAAGATCGTCGGGGTGCTGGACGCCATCAACATCCTGCTCTCGGAGGAGGACAGCCCCTTCATTTCCCTGCTGGCTGTCAACCCTGAAGTGCTGGTTCAGCAGGTGAACTTTGCAGACAGCTGCTTCTGTAAAGAGGACCGGGGATACGCCTTCCTCAACCGGATTGTGACCCTGGCTTTCACCGTCCCCCCGCTCTGCGGTTCCTCCAAGCGCAGGGTCTTTTACAACATCGTCAGCGGCCAGTCAGAGATCACAGAAGAAGTCGAGATGAAGGCGAGCGAGTCGAGGGCGTTGGGTGGTGCGAAAACGTCCCTTGTCTCAGACGCTTCCTCGGTTGAGCGAGCGCAAACAAACATTCCTCTGATAGATAAGAACGACATGGAGGATCGCCATCTCGCCTCGGAGCTAGGtgatgaggagatggagaagctcGTCCAGTCATGTTTTGACAGCATCCTGGTTCACGGCAGAAGTCGCCTCCACAGATACCTCTCCGGCGACACCATGTCGATGAGACGGGTCATCAACTCCACCCGCGTTACCGTGGTGATCATGGAGGCCCTGAGGCAGGAGCTGCCATCGCCGGAACGCATCGCCGCCTGGGTGGTGCTAGCCAATCACTGGCCCTGCCGCCTCAGCTGGGTCCTGCAGTGTCTGGAAGACcgccagcagagggcgctgATCGACAACGGCGACTCCGACACCGCCGCGGACGACTCGCAGACGCTGTGGGAGCTGTATACCGTATCCAGGGCAGAGCTCTACGTCATGAGGGAGCAGATCGAGGAACTGCTGGAACAGGATGGAGATCCGGAGATGTTTGAGATGTTCCTCAAGGTGGACTTCCGGTTCACGGTGAGAGACGCCGAGAGGTTTCAGCTGTCGATGGTCAACCTCGATATCTCGATCAGGAAGGAGCTGGCGAGAATCAGAGGGGCGGCCAGTCTGAAGGATCATGGGTGGAGCAAGAACCTTGCACCTCTACCAATCGGAACAATTATCAACATGACCATGGAGGACATCTGCAAAGAG CTGGATAATCTGAACTTCCCCGAAAAGTACGCAGATATCGTACGAAGCAACAACCTCAGCGGTCAGACGCTGGTGTTTGGCGACACAAACGACCTCAAGCTCCTCCTCCAGATGACCTACGGCGAGTGGACGACCTTTCGTCTTCACTTCCTGTCCGCGGGCCAGAAGGTCAACACCCAGAGCAAAGCCCAGCGGCTACCTCCCCAACACATAATGCACAGTCTGTCTAGACAacagctcctcccctctcaccacacctccacactgagCCTTACTGTCCCCTGA